A window of Haloarcula marismortui ATCC 43049 genomic DNA:
GTTGGCGACGTTGAGCTATAGGTACTCAGTTATGAAACACTATTACACTCAGTGGCCGTAGCTGATATCCCGCATTCTATTTCGTATGTGAGGCGCTGGTGACCTCATAATAAAAACTGAATCCGGAATTATATAACCAAGCCAGAACTGACACAGTACGGAATGTCCACTCCAGACGGGAAAACCAGAGCTATTAGTTGGATCCACGTATCCATCTACGACGGTAAAATTAGGATGGACTCGCCGGGATTTGAACCCGGGGCCTCTCCCATGCCAAGGGAGTGATCTACCCCTGATCTACGAGCCCTTGCGTGCATTGCATGCTTTCCGATGGGATTGCTTAAACCCATCGAAGCACAGGGACATAGAAAACCGGACCCACGATCTTGTTTAGACCAGCATTGCATCGACCTTGCAGGGTGTGTAGAAATCCGGTAATTGGAGTTACAGTACGGCCACAATGGTTATAACGCCTGATACCATCCCTCCAGTAATCTCAGTTTAGTGAATCAGGCTTATGAACCGTAGGAGAAATGAGACGCAGTCTACCAACCGGCGTGCCAGCCAGTCACTCTGGATCGAAGAGCACCGGCGTGGGCAGACGACACTGGACTTCGCCATCGGCATGAGCCTATTTCTAAGCGTCCTGATATTCATCTTCTTGTTCATTCCGGGGCTATTATCGCCGTTTTCTGCGGGGGTGCAGGAAGAGACGGTCACGACCGACAGAGTGGCCGATGGACTCACAATGGGGATGCTTGGGTCGCCACAACAGCCGTACGTTCTGGAAGAACACTGTACACAGGAGTTCTTCGCTGGGAACGCACCACCGTCAGGATGTGGCTACAACTCCGGTGGGAGTGCGGAGGAACGGGTCGGGCTCAACCCGGCTCGGGAGAACGTGAACGTCACAATCCGGGGGAACGCGACGGCAACAGCAGCCGCCGATGAAACGCTCTGCTGGGATGGAGGAAGCGAGGAACTCGTTGAAGCCGGGACCGGCTGTGGGACGATACTCACGACCGGTGGGAATCCACCGACAAACAACGACGCGTCGGTCACTGCGTTGCGGGTGGTCTCGCTGAACGGGCAGGATGTCACAGTTCGCGTGGTGATGTGGTAGTATGCGTGCGCAGGCGCACACGCTTGAAGCGATTGTCAGCGGAATGCTGTTACTGGCAAGTCTGGTGTTCGCGCTACAGATGACAGCAGTGACGCCGCTGTCCGCGAGCACGTCAAGTCAACACATCGAGAACCAGCAGCAGGCAATCGGCCACGGGGTCCTCGCCTCCGCGGTGGCAGAGGGCGCACTGAAACCGGCTGTGCTCTACTGGGACAACAGCACGGCGCAGTTCCACAACACAGCCGGTGGTCGGGAGTACTACACGAACGGGCCCCCGGACAACCGGTTCGGGGAGTTGCTAGAGCGTGCGTTCGACCAGCGGGGAATCGCCTACAACGTCTATCTCAGGTTCCAGAACACGCAGGGAAGAACTGTGACGACCCGCTACGTCTACAGCGGTGAACCAAGCGACAACGCAGTGCGTGCCAGCCACACAATTACGCTCATGGACGACGACCACTTGCGAGACGCGGACGGGACTCGCAACAGCACGCGGCTCGGTGACCCAGCGACCGATTATACGGTTTCGGACACCGGAAAGAACGTCTACAACACGGTCAGCGTGGAGGTGGTCGCGTGGCGCATCTGAACGACGACGAACGCGGACAAATAATCCTTATCGCCGCGTTAGCGCTGGCGGTGACGTTCATCGGTCTTGCGCTGGTCGTCAACTCCGCGATTTACACGCAGAACCTCGCGAGCCGGGGTGAGGTTGCTGGGAGCAACGACGCGCTGGAGATGC
This region includes:
- a CDS encoding DUF7287 family protein, which codes for MNRRRNETQSTNRRASQSLWIEEHRRGQTTLDFAIGMSLFLSVLIFIFLFIPGLLSPFSAGVQEETVTTDRVADGLTMGMLGSPQQPYVLEEHCTQEFFAGNAPPSGCGYNSGGSAEERVGLNPARENVNVTIRGNATATAAADETLCWDGGSEELVEAGTGCGTILTTGGNPPTNNDASVTALRVVSLNGQDVTVRVVMW
- a CDS encoding DUF7288 family protein, translating into MRAQAHTLEAIVSGMLLLASLVFALQMTAVTPLSASTSSQHIENQQQAIGHGVLASAVAEGALKPAVLYWDNSTAQFHNTAGGREYYTNGPPDNRFGELLERAFDQRGIAYNVYLRFQNTQGRTVTTRYVYSGEPSDNAVRASHTITLMDDDHLRDADGTRNSTRLGDPATDYTVSDTGKNVYNTVSVEVVAWRI